The genomic segment GTATAAACTTTCAATTTCTTTAACATGGCCTTGCCAAGCTTGTTCTTTGGAAGCATTCCCCAAACAGACCGTTTTATAAGCTCGTCAGGTTTTTCTTCAACATACTGACGGAGGCTTTCTTTTTTCAACCCGTCAGGATACCCTGAATGGTGATAAAACTCCTTATCATTCACCTTGGTCCCTGTAATCCTGATCTTACCGGCATTGACCACAACAACAAAATCACCGGTAT from the Nitrospirota bacterium genome contains:
- the rplM gene encoding 50S ribosomal protein L13 — encoded protein: MKTNSARKEDVKRDWFVVDADGKVLGRLASQVASVLRGKHKPIYTPHIDTGDFVVVVNAGKIRITGTKVNDKEFYHHSGYPDGLKKESLRQYVEEKPDELIKRSVWGMLPKNKLGKAMLKKLKVYTGGVHPHDSQMPKALEIKE